A single window of Populus nigra chromosome 17, ddPopNigr1.1, whole genome shotgun sequence DNA harbors:
- the LOC133677639 gene encoding secoisolariciresinol dehydrogenase-like — MSSASYCLHFIIDIDIIHSFPRFFDLPPCCLCVCASEAMSTTAFISTIARRLQGKVALITGGASGIGECTAKVFSHHGAKVVIADIQDELGHSVVEALGPSNSTYVRCDVTEEAQIKNAVDKAISTYGKLDIMLNNAGIADDSKARIIDNEMADFERVLKINVTGVFLGIKHAARVMIPARSGTIISTASVSSLLGAAASHAYCCSKHAVLGLTRNAAAELGQFGIRVNCLSPYALATPLARKFIGVDDDEALEIAMNSFANLKGVTLKTEDVANAALYLASDEARYISGHNLFIDGGFSVQNPTFQMFQYPDS; from the exons ATGTCCTCTGCTAGCTATTGCTTGCATTTTATAATAGATATAGACATAATCCACTCTTTCCCTCGCTTCTTCGATCTTCCGCCCTGCTGCCTGTGCGTGTGCGCTTCTGAAGCAATGTCAACCACTGCGTTTATCTCCACCATAGCCAGAAG GCTACAAGGAAAGGTAGCCTTAATCACCGGCGGTGCTAGTGGTATTGGTGAATGCACCGCAAAAGTCTTCTCTCACCATGGAGCTAAAGTAGTAATTGCTGATATCCAAGACGAATTAGGCCATTCAGTTGTTGAGGCCCTAGGCCCTTCAAACTCCACCTATGTGCGTTGCGATGTCACCGAAGAGGCCCAGATAAAAAATGCTGTGGACAAAGCTATCTCAACCTATGGCAAGCTAGATATAATGCTCAACAATGCTGGCATTGCTGATGACAGTAAAGCACGCATAATCGACAACGAAATGGCTGATTTTGAACGTGTTCTTAAGATTAACGTGACCGGAGTTTTCCTCGGCATCAAGCATGCAGCCCGCGTCATGATCCCAGCACGCAGTGGCACCATAATTTCAACTGCTAGTGTAAGCTCACTACTTGGTGCGGCAGCTTCACATGCATACTGTTGCTCAAAACATGCTGTGTTAGGACTGACAAGAAATGCTGCAGCTGAGCTTGGACAGTTTGGCATTAGGGTGAATTGCTTATCTCCTTACGCACTCGCAACTCCTTTAGCAAGGAAATTTATTGgggttgatgatgatgaggcgCTTGAAATTGCGATGAATTCATTTGCTAATCTAAAGGGAGTGACCCTTAAGACGGAAGATGTTGCCAATGCAGCTCTTTATCTAGCCAGTGATGAGGCTAGATATATTAGTGggcataatttatttatagatgGAGGCTTCAGCGTTCAAAACCCGACATTCCAGATGTTTCAGTATCCAGATTCTTGA